The following proteins are encoded in a genomic region of Thioclava nitratireducens:
- a CDS encoding AMP-binding protein: protein MQSESNPHSDLGVVPKRGLAHVAGPTDTPLIEDTIPAVLKRTAERWPDRDGAIFTSEGIRWTWAEFAQRVDRLASGLLALGLRHGDRLGIWSPNRSEWLLTQFATARIGVILVNINPAYRLHELEFALRKTGCRALVLAETFKSSDYLSMIQRLLPELAKSEPGQLEIMKLPDLRDIITLGETQHPGCHRFSDVEAMGAAQDQGALDALTEHLDPNEPINIQFTSGTTGSPKGATLTHRNIVNNAHFVTRAMLATEQDRVCIPVPFYHCFGMVMGTLGCVTKGAAIVVPSEGFDAPVTLACVAAERCTALYGVPTMFVAMLEHPDFANHDLSSLRTGIMAGAPCPIEVMKQVQSKMHMSEVTIAYGMTETAPVSFQSATDTPLEKRVSSVGQVQPHLEVKIVREDGSLANVGEQGELLTRGYSVMCGYWGEPERTNDALDADGWMHTGDLARIDSEGYCNITGRVKDMILRGGENVYPREVEEFLYTHPDISQAQVFGIPDHRLGEIVAAWIVPRNGAELTEEAIREFCRDEIAHFKIPAVIRFKESLPLTVSGKPQKFVMRDAMIEELGLAVEETA, encoded by the coding sequence ATGCAAAGCGAGAGCAACCCGCACTCAGATCTCGGCGTGGTGCCGAAACGTGGTCTGGCCCATGTAGCCGGGCCGACCGATACCCCGCTGATCGAGGATACGATCCCGGCCGTGCTCAAGCGCACTGCCGAGCGTTGGCCCGATCGCGACGGCGCCATCTTCACCTCGGAGGGCATTCGCTGGACCTGGGCGGAGTTCGCGCAGCGGGTCGACCGGCTCGCCTCGGGGCTGCTCGCGCTCGGGCTTCGGCATGGCGACCGGCTCGGTATCTGGTCGCCCAACCGTTCGGAATGGCTGCTGACGCAGTTCGCGACGGCGCGGATCGGGGTGATCCTCGTGAACATCAACCCGGCCTATCGCCTGCACGAGCTGGAATTTGCGCTGCGCAAGACCGGCTGCCGGGCGCTGGTGCTGGCCGAGACTTTCAAGAGCTCGGATTACCTGTCGATGATCCAACGCCTGCTGCCGGAGCTTGCGAAGAGTGAGCCCGGTCAGCTGGAAATCATGAAACTGCCCGATCTGCGCGACATCATCACTCTGGGAGAGACCCAGCATCCCGGCTGTCATCGCTTCTCGGATGTCGAGGCGATGGGTGCGGCGCAGGACCAAGGCGCGCTCGACGCTCTCACCGAACATCTCGACCCGAACGAGCCGATCAACATCCAGTTCACCTCCGGCACCACCGGATCGCCCAAAGGCGCGACCCTGACGCATCGCAATATCGTCAACAACGCGCATTTCGTGACCCGCGCGATGCTGGCGACCGAACAGGACCGCGTCTGCATCCCGGTGCCGTTCTACCATTGCTTCGGGATGGTGATGGGCACGCTGGGCTGCGTCACCAAGGGCGCGGCTATCGTCGTGCCGAGCGAAGGCTTCGACGCGCCCGTCACGCTGGCATGTGTCGCGGCCGAACGCTGCACCGCACTTTACGGCGTGCCGACCATGTTCGTCGCGATGCTGGAGCATCCCGATTTCGCGAACCATGACCTTTCGTCGCTTCGCACCGGCATCATGGCGGGCGCACCCTGTCCGATCGAGGTGATGAAGCAGGTGCAATCGAAGATGCACATGTCGGAAGTGACGATCGCCTACGGGATGACCGAGACCGCCCCGGTCTCGTTCCAGTCGGCCACCGATACACCCTTGGAAAAACGTGTGTCCTCGGTGGGTCAGGTGCAGCCGCATCTCGAGGTGAAGATCGTGCGCGAGGATGGCTCGCTCGCCAATGTGGGCGAGCAGGGCGAGCTGCTGACGCGTGGCTACTCGGTGATGTGCGGCTATTGGGGCGAGCCCGAGCGTACGAATGATGCGCTCGATGCGGATGGCTGGATGCATACGGGCGATCTCGCCCGGATCGACAGCGAGGGCTATTGCAACATCACCGGACGGGTGAAGGACATGATCCTGCGGGGCGGCGAAAACGTCTATCCGCGGGAGGTCGAGGAGTTCCTCTACACCCATCCCGATATCAGTCAGGCGCAGGTCTTCGGCATCCCGGATCACCGGCTGGGCGAGATCGTCGCGGCATGGATCGTGCCGCGCAATGGCGCCGAGTTGACCGAGGAGGCTATCCGCGAGTTCTGCCGCGACGAGATTGCGCATTTCAAGATTCCGGCGGTGATCCGGTTCAAGGAGAGCCTGCCGCTGACGGTTTCCGGCAAGCCTCAGAAATTCGTCATGCGCGATGCAATGATCGAGGAGCTGGGGCTCGCGGTCGAGGAAACTGCCTGA
- a CDS encoding histone deacetylase family protein, whose protein sequence is MRTFVTITHEDCLAHDTGPTHRERPWRLETVRGLIDEMELPVIEAREASDEDLLLGHDAAYLEALEEVFAREEHADLDSDTHVSPGSRRASRLGAGGALQAVDLVLTGEAERVFVATRPPGHHATRTRAMGFCIYGNTGLAALHALERHGLSRVAVLDFDVHHGNGTQDILWDEPRSLFISSHQEPKSLWPGTGARSETGAHDNVLNLPLASGSGASEMKVAWEDGLARLEAFNPDLIIVSAGFDAHREDDISGLLWTAGDYWWLTSAIRGVARRCCDGRLVSCLEGGYNPTALAEGAAAHLEALAQ, encoded by the coding sequence ATGCGCACGTTCGTCACGATCACCCACGAGGATTGCCTCGCTCACGACACCGGGCCCACCCATCGCGAGCGGCCGTGGCGCCTCGAGACGGTGCGCGGCCTGATCGACGAGATGGAGCTGCCGGTCATCGAGGCGCGCGAGGCGAGCGACGAGGATCTCCTGCTGGGCCACGACGCGGCTTATCTTGAAGCGCTCGAAGAGGTCTTCGCGCGTGAGGAGCATGCAGATCTCGATTCGGACACGCATGTCTCTCCGGGCTCGCGCCGTGCGAGCCGCCTGGGCGCGGGCGGGGCCTTGCAGGCCGTCGATCTCGTTCTCACGGGCGAGGCCGAGCGCGTGTTCGTCGCGACCCGCCCGCCCGGGCACCACGCAACGCGGACGCGGGCGATGGGGTTCTGCATCTACGGCAATACCGGGCTTGCGGCGCTGCATGCGCTCGAACGTCACGGCCTGTCGCGCGTCGCGGTGCTCGATTTCGACGTGCATCACGGCAACGGCACGCAGGATATCCTTTGGGACGAGCCGCGCAGCCTGTTCATCTCGTCGCATCAGGAGCCCAAGTCGCTCTGGCCCGGCACTGGGGCGCGGTCGGAGACGGGCGCGCATGACAACGTGCTCAACCTGCCGCTCGCCAGTGGCAGCGGCGCGTCCGAGATGAAGGTCGCCTGGGAGGACGGGCTTGCCCGGTTGGAGGCCTTCAATCCGGATTTGATCATCGTATCCGCCGGGTTCGACGCGCATCGCGAGGACGACATCTCGGGCCTGCTCTGGACCGCCGGGGATTACTGGTGGCTGACGAGCGCGATCCGTGGCGTCGCGCGCCGTTGCTGCGACGGGC